A window of the Brachyhypopomus gauderio isolate BG-103 chromosome 14, BGAUD_0.2, whole genome shotgun sequence genome harbors these coding sequences:
- the sh3tc1 gene encoding SH3 domain and tetratricopeptide repeat-containing protein 1 isoform X1, with translation MSTAADHQNFVKIDNGLDSTSRFRSLRRELSARYTLNDLDMNKDSKVMDIEHKPLKGTGTVKGSSAASEDSVPTVLALQLALVEGPDRLPADKGTQEVLCGKLRVLEADLMKITDLITELSAHLVYISSEERTIFIIFKTLEEIWKFSTYYKLGFLGQCLENLLLDQAFWLKTLDQEDSGIEVSIKEETLNLMYKGFLMQEGSFFGSCTVNQMFDSSTSGSDLYLETGDIVLFEPPFLGSGWTVLSLTDGSRGTKPKPALEPVIPFHEWFLKSCPENVLVGSRKVCCDLPFQLAVGVCESKEVYDGNGPDELSFEAGDRIVVLGLLVTCFEWFVGRLERTGNIGLVKTSLVKATNTLCESDEIFLKEEDRKLFTLEEEKIKEETIVLLNKTCQSDVATVYKLDLAEPRSLEHGPTTNRTDYIDVYVDLKIKISSIFSDMHEPHRNEIPLDINELQTDESHETRLPQGIPHFPVCSEIKRSSPEGQRSLLSFLGSRDHQPEFRLLYSAYPEFLLLHFYGYSDEEELVEYLGVARENAKKKRMSWAQCRICFLLGQLCASRQKFSQARVYYEEALSVPRDYFTDLHLLSAIYSNLSLIYLTQKNTEKYFVMSERFAALLMAMCDCLSGSEDPEVLKCSLKQAILSHNEPAEARLCFLLAKLHLMLGDSMSAVPFIERLQTLADKMPGACDKMRSHGFLLLARLYSDHHLPHLAESSARQACLQVSSSVTDCFCGVSLLLENAQTLHGVDIPAQVAPCLNRAAMLSSAAMEPSLATAHALCLSWLFHQHGMTDRAVRYMCGLLNQVAFSCLGQPDTTALLMWLAWLYICNQQHCSALDVLDAILSTLPEHCTTQLEGVIYNMRAIAQRRTGEVKQAAESFRAAAEVCEEFEATRNWAVALANFGFLCMRVKAKRVAEKYLTQAVQLFSELEDDGHELGFIAVLLELGRFYISQGSCEKGKICYEWALLIAILHDNSESQLQATRHLCHLYSDVCPDKAQCITYNEHQLRLLRKTGDRSLEAEILEEISQLYLSLCTELANRSALECTKRSLGIFIDLGRRRKEAHGWLQAGKIYHILKQTELVDLYVQVAQDIALSTGDTLFILELLEMAGDMFFNSTQDREKAVCFYRDRALPIAVKTSSVRSQLRLCNKLAELLLQLGEYVEALEYAQTALTISTSLADCLNERVAFHRLATLYHCLSQFEMAEHHFLKALSLCPSPLQFDEEALYYVRVYQTLGDIIFYDLKDPFDAAGYYHLALAAAMDLSNKKSQLELCTRLATIYHNFLMDRELSLHFYQRARAFATDLNIRRINLAPDQSFRTTSQYRLAARPEA, from the exons ATGTCAACTGCTGCTGATCACCAAAACTTCGTGAAAATAGACAACGGACTGGACTCAACATCGAGATTTCGGTCGTTACGTCGAGAGCTCTCGGCACGGTACACACTTAATGACTTGGATATGAATAAAGACTCTAAAGTCATGGACATAG AGCATAAGCCCTTGAAAGGAACAGGGACTGTTAAAGGGTCCTCTGCAGCTTCTGAAGACAGTGTCCCCACAG TGTTGGCTCTACAGCTGGCTCTGGTGGAAGGACCGGACCGACTTCCTGCTGACAAGGGCACACAGGAAGTGCTGTGCGGGAAGCTGCGTGTGCTGGAAGCTGACCTCATGAAGATCACAGACCTGATTACT GAACTCTCTGCCCATCTGGTCTACATTAGCAGTGAGGAAAGGACAATATTTATCATTTTCAAAACATTGGAAGAAATATGGAAGTTCAGCACCTACTACAAACTGG GCTTTTTGGGTCAGTGCTTGGAGAACCTTCTTCTGGACCAGGCATTCTGGCTCAAAACTTTAGACCAAGAAGATTCAGGCATTGAGGTCTCCATTAAAGAGGAGACACTTAACCTAATGTACAAAGGCTTTTTAATGCAAGAAG GCTCATTTTTTGGGAGTTGTACAGTCAATCAGATGTTTGATAGCTCCACATCAGGCAGTGACCTTTACCTGGAGACGGGCGACATTGTGCTGTTTGAGCCCCCTTTCCTAGGCTCGGGATGGACCGTGCTGTCCTTGACCGATGGATCAAGGGGAACTAAACCCAAGCCGGCACTGGAACCAGTCATTCCCTTTCACGA GTGGTTTCTTAAGTCCTGTCCTGAGAATGTTCTGGTTGGTAGCAGAAAGGTGTGCTGTGATCTTCCATTCCAACTTG CTGTAGGTGTCTGTGAGTCCAAAGAAGTGTATGATGGGAATGGGCCTGACGAGCTGAGTTTTGAGGCCGGTGATCGAATCGTTGTCCTTGGCCTACTGGTCACCTGCTTCGAGTGGTTCGTGGGAAGGCTGGAGCGAACTGGTAATATAGGACTCGTCAAGACAAGCTTGGTCAAAGCAACCAATACTCTTTGTGA ATCAGATGAAATCTTTCTAAAAGAAGAAGACAGAAAACTTTTTACCCTGGAAGAAGAGAAGATTAAAGAGGAAACCATTGTTTTGCTGAACAAAACATGCCAAAGTGATGTGGCTACAGTCTACAAACTTG ATTTGGCAGAGCCAAGATCACTTGAAC atggCCCCACTACCAACAGGACTGATTACATTGATGTGTATGTAGACCTAAAAATTAAAATTAGCAGTATTTTCAGCGACATGCATGAGCCACATAGAAATGAGATTCCACTGGACATTAATGAGCTCCAAACAGACGAATCCCATGAGACACGGTTGCCCCAAGGAATCCCACATTTTCCGGTGTGTTCAGAGATTAAACGCTCCAGCCCAGAAGGACAGCGTTCCCTGCTCTCATTCCTGGGCAGCCGTGACCACCAGCCGGAGTTCCGTCTCCTCTACAGCGCATACCCAGAATTCCTGCTTTTGCACTTCTACGGCTACTCGGACGAGGAGGAGCTCGTGGAATATTTAGGTGTTGCTCGAGAGAACGCAAAAAAGAAGCGTATGTCATGGGCTCAGTGCAGAATCTGTTTCCTCCTGGGACAGCTGTGCGCAAGCAGGCAAAAGTTCTCCCAGGCGCGGGTTTATTACGAGGAGGCCTTAAGTGTGCCCAGAGACTATTTTACAGACCTGCATCTCCTCTCTGCCATCTACTCCAACCTGTCTCTGATCTATCTCACACAGAAAAATACAGAGAAGTATTTTGTCATGTCGGAACGCTTCGCTGCCTTGCTGATGGCCATGTGTGACTGTTTGTCAGGGTCAGAGGACCCAGAGGTGCTGAAGTGCTCTTTGAAACAAGCGATTCTGTCCCACAACGAGCCCGCGGAGGCCCGACTCTGCTTCCTTCTAGCAAAGCTGCATCTGATGCTGGGAGACAGCATGAGTGCGGTGCCTTTCATTGAACGGCTGCAGACCCTGGCTGACAAGATGCCTGGAGCCTGCGATAAGATGCGCAGCCATGGCTTCTTATTGCTTGCAAGGCTTTATAGTGACCATCATCTTCCTCACCTGGCTGAGAGCTCCGCACGACAAGCGTGTCTTCAG GTGTCTTCCTCAGTTACTGACTGCTTCTGTGGCGTCTCTCTGCTGCTGGAGAACGCGCAGACGCTGCACGGTGTCGACATCCCGGCCCAGGTGGCTCCATGTTTGAACCGGGCTGCAATGTTATCATCTGCCGCCATGGAACCCAGCCTGGCGACCGCCCACGCCCTCTGCCTGTCCTGGCTCTTCCATCAGCATGGCATGACCGACAGGGCCGTGCGCTACATGTGTGGTCTCCTCAACCAAGTGGCCTTTTCCTGCCTGGGCCAGCCGGACACCACGGCCCTGCTCATGTGGCTGGCTTGGCTGTACATCTGTAACCAGCAGCACTGCTCCGCACTGGACGTGCTGGACGCCATCCTGTCTACCCTGCCTGAGCACTGCACCACACAGCTGGAGGGTGTCATCTACAACATGCGTGCCATCGCCCAGAGGCGTACCGGCGAGGTGAAGCAGGCCGCTGAGAGCTTCCGGGCGGCAGCCGAGGTCTGCGAGGAGTTTGAGGCCACGCGAAACTGGGCTGTGGCTCTGGCCAATTTTGGCTTCTTGTGTATGCGAGTGAAGGCAAAGAGGGTGGCGGAGAAGTACCTCACCCAGGCCGTGCAGCTGTTCTCAGAGCTCGAGGATGATGGCCATGAACTCGGCTTCATTGCTGTGCTCCTGGAGCTGGGCAGGTTCTACATCTCCCAGGGTTCCTGTGAGAAGGGGAAGATATGCTACGAGTGGGCCCTGTTGATTGCCATCCTCCATGATAACTCTGAAA GCCAGCTGCAAGCTACCCGTCACCTGTGCCACCTGTACAGCGACGTGTGCCCTGACAAGGCCCAGTGTATCACCTATAACGAGCACCAGCTGAGGCTGCTGCGCAAGACGGGAGACAGGAGCCTCGAGGCTGAGATACTGGAGGAGATCAGCCAGCTGTACTTGAGCCTATGCACAGAGCT GGCAAATAGGTCTGCGCTGGAATGTACCAAAAGAAGCCTGGGGATCTTCATCGacctggggaggaggaggaaggaagcACATGGCTGGCTACAGGCAGGAAAGATTTACCACATCCTCAAACAGACAGAGCTGGTGGACCTCTATGTGCAG GTGGCACAGGACATTGCCTTGAGCACAGGGGACACACTCTTCATTCTGGAGCTGCTGGAGATGGCGGGGGACATGTTCTTCAACAGCACCCAAGACCGAGAGAAAGCAGTGTGCTTCTACAGG gaccGAGCCCTCCCTATTGCAGTGAAAACAAGCAGTGTGCGTTCCCAGCTCAGGCTTTGCAATAAGCTAGCAGAGTTGCTGCTACAGCTGGGAGAATACGTGGAGGCTCTGGAGTATGCACAGACTGCATTAACCATCAGCACCAGCCTGG CTGACTGTTTAAATGAGCGGGTAGCATTCCACCGGCTGGCCACCCTCTACCACTGCCTGAGTCAGTTTGAGATGGCTGAACACCACTTCCTGAAGGCCCTCTCCTTGTGCCCCTCGCCCCTGCAGTTCGACGAGGAAGCCCTCTACTACGTCAGGGTGTATCAAACTCTAGGAGACATTATTTTCTATGACCTAAAG GACCCGTTTGACGCAGCAGGCTACTACCACCTAGCCCTGGCGGCCGCCATGGACCTGAGCAATAAGAAGTCTCAGCTTGAGCTGTGCACTCGCCTCGCCACCATCTACCACAACTTCCTCATGGACCGGGAGCTCTCCCTGCACTTCTACCAGCGGGCACGAGCGTTCGCCACCGATCTCAACATCCGCCGCATCAACCTAGCACCAGACCAGAGCTTCCGCACCACCTCCCAGTACAGGCTCGCAGCCCGGCCGGAGGCGTAG
- the sh3tc1 gene encoding SH3 domain and tetratricopeptide repeat-containing protein 1 isoform X2: MKITDLITELSAHLVYISSEERTIFIIFKTLEEIWKFSTYYKLGFLGQCLENLLLDQAFWLKTLDQEDSGIEVSIKEETLNLMYKGFLMQEGSFFGSCTVNQMFDSSTSGSDLYLETGDIVLFEPPFLGSGWTVLSLTDGSRGTKPKPALEPVIPFHEWFLKSCPENVLVGSRKVCCDLPFQLAVGVCESKEVYDGNGPDELSFEAGDRIVVLGLLVTCFEWFVGRLERTGNIGLVKTSLVKATNTLCESDEIFLKEEDRKLFTLEEEKIKEETIVLLNKTCQSDVATVYKLDLAEPRSLEHGPTTNRTDYIDVYVDLKIKISSIFSDMHEPHRNEIPLDINELQTDESHETRLPQGIPHFPVCSEIKRSSPEGQRSLLSFLGSRDHQPEFRLLYSAYPEFLLLHFYGYSDEEELVEYLGVARENAKKKRMSWAQCRICFLLGQLCASRQKFSQARVYYEEALSVPRDYFTDLHLLSAIYSNLSLIYLTQKNTEKYFVMSERFAALLMAMCDCLSGSEDPEVLKCSLKQAILSHNEPAEARLCFLLAKLHLMLGDSMSAVPFIERLQTLADKMPGACDKMRSHGFLLLARLYSDHHLPHLAESSARQACLQVSSSVTDCFCGVSLLLENAQTLHGVDIPAQVAPCLNRAAMLSSAAMEPSLATAHALCLSWLFHQHGMTDRAVRYMCGLLNQVAFSCLGQPDTTALLMWLAWLYICNQQHCSALDVLDAILSTLPEHCTTQLEGVIYNMRAIAQRRTGEVKQAAESFRAAAEVCEEFEATRNWAVALANFGFLCMRVKAKRVAEKYLTQAVQLFSELEDDGHELGFIAVLLELGRFYISQGSCEKGKICYEWALLIAILHDNSESQLQATRHLCHLYSDVCPDKAQCITYNEHQLRLLRKTGDRSLEAEILEEISQLYLSLCTELANRSALECTKRSLGIFIDLGRRRKEAHGWLQAGKIYHILKQTELVDLYVQVAQDIALSTGDTLFILELLEMAGDMFFNSTQDREKAVCFYRDRALPIAVKTSSVRSQLRLCNKLAELLLQLGEYVEALEYAQTALTISTSLADCLNERVAFHRLATLYHCLSQFEMAEHHFLKALSLCPSPLQFDEEALYYVRVYQTLGDIIFYDLKDPFDAAGYYHLALAAAMDLSNKKSQLELCTRLATIYHNFLMDRELSLHFYQRARAFATDLNIRRINLAPDQSFRTTSQYRLAARPEA; the protein is encoded by the exons ATGAAGATCACAGACCTGATTACT GAACTCTCTGCCCATCTGGTCTACATTAGCAGTGAGGAAAGGACAATATTTATCATTTTCAAAACATTGGAAGAAATATGGAAGTTCAGCACCTACTACAAACTGG GCTTTTTGGGTCAGTGCTTGGAGAACCTTCTTCTGGACCAGGCATTCTGGCTCAAAACTTTAGACCAAGAAGATTCAGGCATTGAGGTCTCCATTAAAGAGGAGACACTTAACCTAATGTACAAAGGCTTTTTAATGCAAGAAG GCTCATTTTTTGGGAGTTGTACAGTCAATCAGATGTTTGATAGCTCCACATCAGGCAGTGACCTTTACCTGGAGACGGGCGACATTGTGCTGTTTGAGCCCCCTTTCCTAGGCTCGGGATGGACCGTGCTGTCCTTGACCGATGGATCAAGGGGAACTAAACCCAAGCCGGCACTGGAACCAGTCATTCCCTTTCACGA GTGGTTTCTTAAGTCCTGTCCTGAGAATGTTCTGGTTGGTAGCAGAAAGGTGTGCTGTGATCTTCCATTCCAACTTG CTGTAGGTGTCTGTGAGTCCAAAGAAGTGTATGATGGGAATGGGCCTGACGAGCTGAGTTTTGAGGCCGGTGATCGAATCGTTGTCCTTGGCCTACTGGTCACCTGCTTCGAGTGGTTCGTGGGAAGGCTGGAGCGAACTGGTAATATAGGACTCGTCAAGACAAGCTTGGTCAAAGCAACCAATACTCTTTGTGA ATCAGATGAAATCTTTCTAAAAGAAGAAGACAGAAAACTTTTTACCCTGGAAGAAGAGAAGATTAAAGAGGAAACCATTGTTTTGCTGAACAAAACATGCCAAAGTGATGTGGCTACAGTCTACAAACTTG ATTTGGCAGAGCCAAGATCACTTGAAC atggCCCCACTACCAACAGGACTGATTACATTGATGTGTATGTAGACCTAAAAATTAAAATTAGCAGTATTTTCAGCGACATGCATGAGCCACATAGAAATGAGATTCCACTGGACATTAATGAGCTCCAAACAGACGAATCCCATGAGACACGGTTGCCCCAAGGAATCCCACATTTTCCGGTGTGTTCAGAGATTAAACGCTCCAGCCCAGAAGGACAGCGTTCCCTGCTCTCATTCCTGGGCAGCCGTGACCACCAGCCGGAGTTCCGTCTCCTCTACAGCGCATACCCAGAATTCCTGCTTTTGCACTTCTACGGCTACTCGGACGAGGAGGAGCTCGTGGAATATTTAGGTGTTGCTCGAGAGAACGCAAAAAAGAAGCGTATGTCATGGGCTCAGTGCAGAATCTGTTTCCTCCTGGGACAGCTGTGCGCAAGCAGGCAAAAGTTCTCCCAGGCGCGGGTTTATTACGAGGAGGCCTTAAGTGTGCCCAGAGACTATTTTACAGACCTGCATCTCCTCTCTGCCATCTACTCCAACCTGTCTCTGATCTATCTCACACAGAAAAATACAGAGAAGTATTTTGTCATGTCGGAACGCTTCGCTGCCTTGCTGATGGCCATGTGTGACTGTTTGTCAGGGTCAGAGGACCCAGAGGTGCTGAAGTGCTCTTTGAAACAAGCGATTCTGTCCCACAACGAGCCCGCGGAGGCCCGACTCTGCTTCCTTCTAGCAAAGCTGCATCTGATGCTGGGAGACAGCATGAGTGCGGTGCCTTTCATTGAACGGCTGCAGACCCTGGCTGACAAGATGCCTGGAGCCTGCGATAAGATGCGCAGCCATGGCTTCTTATTGCTTGCAAGGCTTTATAGTGACCATCATCTTCCTCACCTGGCTGAGAGCTCCGCACGACAAGCGTGTCTTCAG GTGTCTTCCTCAGTTACTGACTGCTTCTGTGGCGTCTCTCTGCTGCTGGAGAACGCGCAGACGCTGCACGGTGTCGACATCCCGGCCCAGGTGGCTCCATGTTTGAACCGGGCTGCAATGTTATCATCTGCCGCCATGGAACCCAGCCTGGCGACCGCCCACGCCCTCTGCCTGTCCTGGCTCTTCCATCAGCATGGCATGACCGACAGGGCCGTGCGCTACATGTGTGGTCTCCTCAACCAAGTGGCCTTTTCCTGCCTGGGCCAGCCGGACACCACGGCCCTGCTCATGTGGCTGGCTTGGCTGTACATCTGTAACCAGCAGCACTGCTCCGCACTGGACGTGCTGGACGCCATCCTGTCTACCCTGCCTGAGCACTGCACCACACAGCTGGAGGGTGTCATCTACAACATGCGTGCCATCGCCCAGAGGCGTACCGGCGAGGTGAAGCAGGCCGCTGAGAGCTTCCGGGCGGCAGCCGAGGTCTGCGAGGAGTTTGAGGCCACGCGAAACTGGGCTGTGGCTCTGGCCAATTTTGGCTTCTTGTGTATGCGAGTGAAGGCAAAGAGGGTGGCGGAGAAGTACCTCACCCAGGCCGTGCAGCTGTTCTCAGAGCTCGAGGATGATGGCCATGAACTCGGCTTCATTGCTGTGCTCCTGGAGCTGGGCAGGTTCTACATCTCCCAGGGTTCCTGTGAGAAGGGGAAGATATGCTACGAGTGGGCCCTGTTGATTGCCATCCTCCATGATAACTCTGAAA GCCAGCTGCAAGCTACCCGTCACCTGTGCCACCTGTACAGCGACGTGTGCCCTGACAAGGCCCAGTGTATCACCTATAACGAGCACCAGCTGAGGCTGCTGCGCAAGACGGGAGACAGGAGCCTCGAGGCTGAGATACTGGAGGAGATCAGCCAGCTGTACTTGAGCCTATGCACAGAGCT GGCAAATAGGTCTGCGCTGGAATGTACCAAAAGAAGCCTGGGGATCTTCATCGacctggggaggaggaggaaggaagcACATGGCTGGCTACAGGCAGGAAAGATTTACCACATCCTCAAACAGACAGAGCTGGTGGACCTCTATGTGCAG GTGGCACAGGACATTGCCTTGAGCACAGGGGACACACTCTTCATTCTGGAGCTGCTGGAGATGGCGGGGGACATGTTCTTCAACAGCACCCAAGACCGAGAGAAAGCAGTGTGCTTCTACAGG gaccGAGCCCTCCCTATTGCAGTGAAAACAAGCAGTGTGCGTTCCCAGCTCAGGCTTTGCAATAAGCTAGCAGAGTTGCTGCTACAGCTGGGAGAATACGTGGAGGCTCTGGAGTATGCACAGACTGCATTAACCATCAGCACCAGCCTGG CTGACTGTTTAAATGAGCGGGTAGCATTCCACCGGCTGGCCACCCTCTACCACTGCCTGAGTCAGTTTGAGATGGCTGAACACCACTTCCTGAAGGCCCTCTCCTTGTGCCCCTCGCCCCTGCAGTTCGACGAGGAAGCCCTCTACTACGTCAGGGTGTATCAAACTCTAGGAGACATTATTTTCTATGACCTAAAG GACCCGTTTGACGCAGCAGGCTACTACCACCTAGCCCTGGCGGCCGCCATGGACCTGAGCAATAAGAAGTCTCAGCTTGAGCTGTGCACTCGCCTCGCCACCATCTACCACAACTTCCTCATGGACCGGGAGCTCTCCCTGCACTTCTACCAGCGGGCACGAGCGTTCGCCACCGATCTCAACATCCGCCGCATCAACCTAGCACCAGACCAGAGCTTCCGCACCACCTCCCAGTACAGGCTCGCAGCCCGGCCGGAGGCGTAG
- the LOC143474873 gene encoding gametocyte-specific factor 1 isoform X1 — MGAAPPRISSQSTTKPIRLCRMFARQSARLRLNRLNPKLVLAVHRLVNSEDLQTHRVKKKRMSSKRSNTRGPAEKPVPRWEDNQDKTYCNPDKLLQCPYDPSHKIRACRFPYHLLKCKKNHPQLASVLWTCPFNARHLMHKYEASDHMDNCTDRCSISNDYVVTAESQHKFQVAVDTWTIPACDEDWDQEIQEAASPPAQLVWRVSASQLGPERSEQGVAGSVTASLRPPRVLPWVLGSL; from the exons ATGGGGGCGGCTCCGCCACGGATTAGTAGTCAATCTACAACGAAGCCAATCAGATTATGCAGAATGTTTGCGCGGCAATCCGCAAGATTGCGTTTGAACAGACTAAATCCGAAACTCGTCTTGGCTGTCCATCGCCTCGTGAATTCAGAAGATTT gcaAACACACCGTGTGAAGAAGAAAAGGATGTCCTCCAAAAGATCAAATACCAGGGGTCCTGCAGAAAAACCAGTTCCTCGCTGGGAAGATAACCAAG ATAAAACATACTGTAACCCTGACAAACTGCTTCAGTGTCCTTACGATCCAAGTCATAAAATCCGGGCATGTCGGTTTCCATACCATCTTCTCAAGTGCAAGAAG AACCACCCTCAGCTGGCCAGTGTGCTCTGGACGTGTCCATTTAATGCTCGCCATCTCATGCACAAGTACGAGGCCTCTGATCACATGGACAACTGCACGGACAGATGCTCCATCAGTAATGACTATG TGGTAACTGCTGAGAGCCAGCACAAATTTCAGGTTGCTGTCGATACCTGGACTATTCCTGCCTGTGATGAAGACTGGGACCAAG AGATACAAGAGGCAGCATCTCCACCAGCTCAGTTAGTCTGGAGAGTGTCAGCCTCACAACTCGGCCCTGAAAG GTCTGAGCAAGGTGTGGCCGGCAGTGTGACGGCCAGCCTCAGACCTCCAAGAGTGCTTCCCTGGGTACTGGGCAGTTTATAA
- the LOC143474873 gene encoding gametocyte-specific factor 1 isoform X2: protein MNQEWFKWQKIMNPNPRQTHRVKKKRMSSKRSNTRGPAEKPVPRWEDNQDKTYCNPDKLLQCPYDPSHKIRACRFPYHLLKCKKNHPQLASVLWTCPFNARHLMHKYEASDHMDNCTDRCSISNDYVVTAESQHKFQVAVDTWTIPACDEDWDQEIQEAASPPAQLVWRVSASQLGPERSEQGVAGSVTASLRPPRVLPWVLGSL, encoded by the exons ATGAACCAAGAATGGTTTAAATGGCAAAAGATAATG aaccctaaccctaggcaAACACACCGTGTGAAGAAGAAAAGGATGTCCTCCAAAAGATCAAATACCAGGGGTCCTGCAGAAAAACCAGTTCCTCGCTGGGAAGATAACCAAG ATAAAACATACTGTAACCCTGACAAACTGCTTCAGTGTCCTTACGATCCAAGTCATAAAATCCGGGCATGTCGGTTTCCATACCATCTTCTCAAGTGCAAGAAG AACCACCCTCAGCTGGCCAGTGTGCTCTGGACGTGTCCATTTAATGCTCGCCATCTCATGCACAAGTACGAGGCCTCTGATCACATGGACAACTGCACGGACAGATGCTCCATCAGTAATGACTATG TGGTAACTGCTGAGAGCCAGCACAAATTTCAGGTTGCTGTCGATACCTGGACTATTCCTGCCTGTGATGAAGACTGGGACCAAG AGATACAAGAGGCAGCATCTCCACCAGCTCAGTTAGTCTGGAGAGTGTCAGCCTCACAACTCGGCCCTGAAAG GTCTGAGCAAGGTGTGGCCGGCAGTGTGACGGCCAGCCTCAGACCTCCAAGAGTGCTTCCCTGGGTACTGGGCAGTTTATAA
- the LOC143474873 gene encoding gametocyte-specific factor 1 isoform X3: MSSKRSNTRGPAEKPVPRWEDNQDKTYCNPDKLLQCPYDPSHKIRACRFPYHLLKCKKNHPQLASVLWTCPFNARHLMHKYEASDHMDNCTDRCSISNDYVVTAESQHKFQVAVDTWTIPACDEDWDQEIQEAASPPAQLVWRVSASQLGPERSEQGVAGSVTASLRPPRVLPWVLGSL; encoded by the exons ATGTCCTCCAAAAGATCAAATACCAGGGGTCCTGCAGAAAAACCAGTTCCTCGCTGGGAAGATAACCAAG ATAAAACATACTGTAACCCTGACAAACTGCTTCAGTGTCCTTACGATCCAAGTCATAAAATCCGGGCATGTCGGTTTCCATACCATCTTCTCAAGTGCAAGAAG AACCACCCTCAGCTGGCCAGTGTGCTCTGGACGTGTCCATTTAATGCTCGCCATCTCATGCACAAGTACGAGGCCTCTGATCACATGGACAACTGCACGGACAGATGCTCCATCAGTAATGACTATG TGGTAACTGCTGAGAGCCAGCACAAATTTCAGGTTGCTGTCGATACCTGGACTATTCCTGCCTGTGATGAAGACTGGGACCAAG AGATACAAGAGGCAGCATCTCCACCAGCTCAGTTAGTCTGGAGAGTGTCAGCCTCACAACTCGGCCCTGAAAG GTCTGAGCAAGGTGTGGCCGGCAGTGTGACGGCCAGCCTCAGACCTCCAAGAGTGCTTCCCTGGGTACTGGGCAGTTTATAA
- the htra3b gene encoding serine protease HTRA3 codes for MQVVLASVILLYFHDFVGAEPKSKCPARCDVSGCPSPSCPGGYVPDRCHCCLVCARAEGEPCGRKDDLPCGDGLECRHPAGKRLSKGVCQCKYSSKICGSDGNTYGNICQLRAVSRKSLQQGLPGVTNVHKGPCENNQGPTHPNSPRYKFNFIADVVEKIAPAVVHIELFLSHPLFGRTVPLSSGSGFVILDTGLIVTNAHVVSSTTPVSGHQQLKVQMHDGNLYEATIKDIDKKSDIATIKINPQKKMPVLQLGHSADLRPGEFVVAIGSPFALQNTVTTGIVSTAQRDGKELGLRDSDMDYIQTDAIINYGNSGGPLVNLDGEVIGINTLKVAAGISFAIPSDRITRFLNDSMGRQSKEVRSVKKRFIGIRMLTITETLVEELKEQNPDFPDVHSGIYVHEVVPDSPAQKGGIKDGDIIVKLNGQPLTSTSDLKEALTEDTALLLEVRRGNDDLLFNIEPDVIMQ; via the exons ATGCAGGTTGTTCTAGCGTCAGTGATTTTGCTCTACTTCCATGACTTTGTCGGCGCTGAGCCCAAATCCAAGTGCCCAGCGCGGTGCGACGTGAGCGGGTGCCCGAGCCCGAGCTGTCCCGGCGGCTACGTGCCCGACCGGTGCCACTGCTGCCTCGTCTGCGCCCGGGCAGAAGGGGAACCGTGTGGCCGCAAAGACGACCTGCCCTGCGGCGACGGCCTCGAGTGCAGGCATCCTGCGGGAAAGCGACTCTCTAAAGGCGTGTGCCAGTGCAAGTACAGCAGTAAAATCTGCGGTAGTGATGGAAACACTTACGGCAATATCTGTCAGCTGAGGGCTGTCAGTCGAAAGTCGCTGCAGCAGGGTCTGCCAGGCGTAACCAATGTACACAAAGGACCGTGTGAAAACAATCAAG gtcccacacaccccaacagcCCCAGGTACAAATTCAACTTCATTGCTGATGTAGTAGAGAAGATTGCTCCAGCAGTGGTTCACATTGAGCTCTTTCTAAG CCACCCCTTGTTTGGCCGGACTGTACCACTGTCGAGCGGATCAGGGTTTGTAATATTGGACACCGGGCTGATCGTGACCAACGCCCATGTAGTGTCCAGCACCACACCTGTTTCGGGCCACCAGCAGCTCAAAGTGCAGATGCATGATGGAAACTTGTACGAAGCTACCATCAAAGACATTGACAAGAAGTCCGACATTGCCACGATCAAAATCAACCCACAG AAAAAAATGCCAGTCCTACAACTGGGTCACTCGGCCGACCTGCGGCCCGGTGAGTTCGTGGTGGCCATCGGCAGTCCGTTCGCACTGCAGAACACCGTGACGACCGGCATCGTGAGTACAGCACAAAGAGACGGCAAGGAGCTAGGGCTCCGTGACTCAGACATGGACTACATCCAGACCGACGCCATCATCAAC tatGGCAATTCTGGTGGTCCACTTGTCAACTTA GATGGAGAGGTGATTGGAATCAATACCCTGAAAGTAGCTGCAGGGATCTCCTTTGCCATCCCCTCAGACAGGATAACACGCTTTCTCAACGACTCCATGGGGAGACAAAGCAAAG AAGTAAGATCTGTCAAGAAGCGTTTCATTGGAATTCGTATGCTCACTATTACTGAAAC CCTTGTGGAGGAGCTGAAGGAGCAGAACCCGGACTTCCCTGACGTCCACAGTGGGATTTATGTCCATGAGGTGGTTCCTGACTCTCCTGCTCAAAA AGGAGGCATAAAGGATGGAGACATCATTGTGAAGCTGAATGGCCAGCCGCTAACGAGCACCAGCGACCTGAAGGAGGCGCTAACGGAGGACACCGCCCTGCTGCTGGAGGTGCGTCGTGGCAACGATGACCTGCTCT